The Wolbachia endosymbiont of Drosophila innubila region CCTGCTTGAAAACCTCCACCCGGAGTGTAATCACCGTGAAATTGTATGTATAAACCAAATAAAATGATAAAAGGTATCATCAAAAATGTTACTGCATTTAATATCGGATCTTTAATCATTTTCTTTTTCTTCTTTTAATATCAACGTTATACAAAGCGCAGCAGTAAAAACTACTATAGTTTCTCCAAACGTGTCATAACCACGAAAGCTTGCCAAAATAGCTGTCACTATATTAGGAATACCGGTAGCTTTTTCGGTATTTTCCACATAATAAGGAGCAACATGCAAGTGGATCGGAGCATTGTGGCTGCCAAAATCTGGCAATTGAATCATAAAATATGACAAACATACAGCCAGAAATAACATAAAAAAAAGCGTTATAGGGTTATGAGATAGATTTACTTTATGATTCTTTATCAAGGAGAGTGCTGCAAACGTAAAAACTGTACTGAGCCCCGCACCAACAGAAGCTTCAGTAATTGCAACATCAGGTGCATTCATAATTAAGTATATAAGCGCAATCAGTGAACTAAATACACACATTAGAACAGCACTTACGACTAAATGTCGCGAGAAAACTATAAAAACCGTAACTGTTAGTAACAACAAAAGTAACACTACATTTAATATTTCTAACACCTTAGCCTTCTTTAACAGTTTTTTTCTTAACTTTATAATGAGTGCGCGCTAAAATATAGCTATTAGTTGAGTTAGCTACCCATATTATAAAAATTAATAATACTATTTTAACAGTATTGATTGAAAATCCATTCTGCAAAGCAAAACCAATTAACAATAACGTTGCACCGCTAGAATCTGTAATACCTGCTGCATGTAACCTAGTATAGAAATCAGGAAATCTGATCACCCCTATATTTGAAATAATTATCAAACAAATACCTAAAAATATGAAAATGGATCCTATCATAAATTATCAAAA contains the following coding sequences:
- a CDS encoding DUF4040 domain-containing protein; protein product: MLEILNVVLLLLLLTVTVFIVFSRHLVVSAVLMCVFSSLIALIYLIMNAPDVAITEASVGAGLSTVFTFAALSLIKNHKVNLSHNPITLFFMLFLAVCLSYFMIQLPDFGSHNAPIHLHVAPYYVENTEKATGIPNIVTAILASFRGYDTFGETIVVFTAALCITLILKEEKEND
- the mnhG gene encoding monovalent cation/H(+) antiporter subunit G; the encoded protein is MIGSIFIFLGICLIIISNIGVIRFPDFYTRLHAAGITDSSGATLLLIGFALQNGFSINTVKIVLLIFIIWVANSTNSYILARTHYKVKKKTVKEG